The following are encoded in a window of Primulina eburnea isolate SZY01 chromosome 4, ASM2296580v1, whole genome shotgun sequence genomic DNA:
- the LOC140828888 gene encoding probable aspartyl protease At4g16563, translating into MAAPLFLLLIITFFSSSQISPTYSVLVLPLSHSLSDTQFNTTHLLLKSSAARSATRFRHHRQVSLPLSPGSDYTLSLSVGSQTISLYMDTGSDVVWIPCHPFECILCEGKYSRSSITNPGPINLTSATPVGCKSTACSAVHSSLPSSDLCAMTKCPLETIEISDCKSFNCPPFYYAYGDGSFVAKLYEDTFSIPKSRPPLKLPKFTFGCANSALGEPIGVAGFGRGVLSLPAQLANKSPDIGNYFSYCLVSHGFDPTRVHRPSPLVLGRYEEKSRNAFAQSLVLYTYTPMLDNPKHPYFYCVGLESLSIGKRRIQAPRSLKRVDGRGNGGMVVDSGTTFTMLPKTFYNSVVSEFSNQLGSAHRRASQVEERTGLSPCFYGNHGEKFLRNVPELAFHFVANSTVAMPRKNYFYEFFDGDAKRKVGCLMLMDGGDEADSDGGPAGLLGNYQQQGFEVAYDLEEKRVGFARRKCASLWDTLN; encoded by the coding sequence ATGGCTGCCCCTCTTTTCTTGCTTCTCATCATCACTTTTTTCTCCAGCTCCCAAATCTCTCCCACCTACTCTGTTCTAGTTCTTCCCTTATCCCATTCCCTCTCCGATACACAATTCAACACCACCCACCTACTCCTAAAGTCCTCCGCCGCCCGCTCTGCCACCCGTTTCCGCCACCATCGCCAAGTGTCGCTGCCACTCTCACCCGGCAGCGACTACACCCTGTCTCTCTCTGTTGGCTCCCAAACCATCTCCCTCTACATGGACACCGGTAGCGATGTCGTCTGGATCCCCTGCCACCCTTTTGAATGCATACTCTGCGAAGGTAAGTACTCCCGCTCTTCCATCACCAATCCCGGCCCGATTAACCTTACCTCTGCAACTCCTGTCGGATGCAAATCCACCGCCTGCTCCGCCGTCCACTCCTCACTCCCTTCTTCTGACCTTTGCGCCATGACCAAGTGCCCCCTCGAAACCATTGAAATCAGCGACTGCAAATCTTTCAACTGCCCCCCTTTTTACTACGCTTATGGGGACGGGAGCTTCGTCGCCAAGCTTTATGAAGATACCTTTTCCATTCCCAAGTCGAGACCTCCCCTGAAATTGCCCAAGTTCACTTTCGGTTGCGCAAATAGCGCTCTTGGTGAGCCTATAGGTGTTGCTGGATTCGGACGTGGCGTGCTCTCTTTGCCTGCTCAGCTTGCCAACAAGTCACCTGATATTGGCAACTACTTTTCTTACTGCCTCGTATCACATGGCTTCGACCCCACCCGCGTCCACCGACCTAGCCCACTGGTTCTGGGTCGATACGAGGAAAAGAGCAGGAACGCTTTCGCACAAAGTCTCGTTCTTTACACCTACACGCCAATGTTGGACAATCCGAAACACCCCTATTTTTACTGCGTTGGATTGGAGTCACTATCCATAGGAAAAAGAAGAATTCAAGCTCCGAGGAGTCTGAAAAGAGTTGATGGGAGAGGCAATGGAGGAATGGTGGTGGATTCGGGCACCACTTTCACTATGCTGCCTAAAACGTTTTACAACTCTGTGGTTAGTGAATTCTCTAATCAACTCGGGTCGGCCCACCGGAGGGCGAGTCAGGTCGAGGAACGGACCGGACTTAGCCCGTGCTTTTACGGGAACCATGGGGAGAAATTCTTGAGAAATGTGCCTGAGCTGGCATTCCATTTTGTGGCCAATTCAACTGTGGCGATGCCGAGGAAGAATTACTTTTACGAATTCTTTGATGGTGATGCCAAGCGGAAGGTGGGCTGTCTGATGCTTATGGACGGCGGAGATGAGGCGGATTCCGATGGTGGGCCGGCGGGGCTGCTGGGCAACTATCAGCAGCAGGGGTTTGAGGTGGCGTATGATTTGGAAGAGAAGCGGGTGGGATTTGCGAGGCGGAAGTGCGCGTCTTTGTGGGATACTTTGAATTAG